In a single window of the Fusarium falciforme chromosome 3, complete sequence genome:
- a CDS encoding D-lactate dehydrogenase yields the protein MIGGMVGTGCSGTNAYRYGTMSEWVLSLTVVLADGTVVKTRQRPRKSSAGYDLTRLFIGSEGTLGLVTDATLKLTIIPQNESVAVCSFKSVRDAANCVSDVVSNSVSVAAVEILNEDCMRLINEVGAISCEWTPAPTLFFKFNGTKSEVQQQIKQVQTLAHESGSLSFDFAEGEDEREELWSARHQALWSLTSTKNEDDHVWTTDVAVPMSRLPEAIGKAQEELKESGLKGVIVGHVGDGNFHTFLLYNERQRKVAEDFVHRMVDRALEMEGTATGEHGVGLVKRDFLPKELGVDTVSAMRKIKQAFDPLCILNCDNVILMQKPNPKDM from the exons ATGATTGGCGGCATGGTTGGCACAGGCTGCAGCGGTACAAACGCCTACCGTTACGGTACTATGAGTGAGTGGGTTCTTTCGTTGACTGTCGTACTAGCTGATGGTACTGTTGTCAAAACGCGGCAACGTCCGCGCAAGAGCTCGGCTGGTTATGATCTGACTCGCCTTTTCATCGGCAGTGAGGGTACACTCGGGCTTGTGACCGATGCCACTCTCAAGCTGACTATTATTCCGCAAAATGAGTCCGTCGCTGTGTGCAGTTTCAAGAGCGTACGCGACGCGGCCAATTGTGTTTCAGACGTTGTGAGCAATAGCGTGTCAGTTGCTGCCGTTGAGATACTAAATGAGGATTGCATGCGCTTGATCAATGAGGTCGGCGCCATCTCTTGTGAGTGGACGCCAGCGCCGACTCTTTTCTTTAAGTTCAACGGCACAAAAAGCGAAGTTCAGCAGCAGATCAAGCAGGTTCAAACATTGGCCCATGAGTCCGGATCGCTATCCTTCGACTTTGCGGAAGGTGAAGATGAGCGCGAGGAGCTGTGGTCTGCACGTCATCAAGCTTTGTGGAGCCTCACCTCAACCAAGAATGAGGACGACCACGTTTGGACGACTGACGTAGCCGTTCCCATGTCCCGATTACCGGAGGCGATCGGGAAGGCTCAGGAGGAATTGAAGGAGAGCGGACTCAAAGGTGTGATCGTTGGTCATGTGGGCGACGGCAATTTCCACACTTTCCTTTTGTACAATGAGAGACAGAGAAAGGTGGCCGAAGACTTTGTGCACCGAATGGTCGACCGTgcgctggagatggagggaaCAGCTACA GGAGAACATGGTGTCGGCCTGGTTAAGAGAGATTTCCTGCCCAAGGAACTGGGCGTGGACACTGTTTCGGCCATGAGAAAG ATAAAACAAGCATTCGACCCTCTGTGCATCCTGAACTGTGACAATGTCATACTCATGCAGAAACCTAACCCGAAAGATATGTAA
- a CDS encoding Chloride peroxidase, with protein MPHLKLRDGAELFYQDCGNPQGQIVTFSHGWPLSSDNWESQMMFLADQGYRVIAHDRRGHGRSTQTWEGNNMDTFVDDLQELFEHLNVRNAMMVGHSHGGGEVTHFLSKHGTSRVKKAVLIGAVPPLMVKSSANAEGIDISIFDSFRQAMYKDRAQFFLDVASGPFFGFNRPGANKSEGLIWSWWRQGMNSNFKTTYDCIKDFSETDFTEDLKKIEIPVLVLHGDDDQIVPIQAAGSKSAKLLPQGKLKVYPGGSHAIHNINVDEVNQDLLQFLQS; from the coding sequence ATGCCGCACCTCAAGCTTCGGGATGGAGCCGAGCTCTTCTACCAAGATTGCGGTAACCCACAGGGTCAGATCGTTACCTTCTCTCATGGCTGGCCATTGAGCAGCGATAACTGGGAGAGCCAGATGATGTTCCTTGCCGACCAGGGCTATCGTGTCATTGCGCACGACCGCCGTGGTCATGGTCGCTCAACTCAGACTTGGGAGGGCAACAACATGGATACCTTTGTCGATGATCTGCAGGAATTGTTTGAACACCTCAACGTTAGAAATGCGATGATGGTCGGACACTCCCATGGTGGCGGTGAAGTCACACATTTCCTCAGCAAGCATGGCACGAGCCGCGTCAAGAAGGCTGTGCTTATCGGCGCCGTGCCGCCCTTAATGGTCAAGTCATCAGCAAATGCGGAAGGAATCGATATTTCCATCTTTGACTCCTTCCGGCAAGCCATGTACAAAGACCGCGCACAGTTCTTCTTGGATGTCGCAAGCGGACCATTCTTTGGCTTCAACCGTCCTGGTGCAAATAAAAGCGAGGGTCTGATTTGGAGCTGGTGGCGGCAGGGAATGAACTCTAATTTCAAGACAACGTACGACTGCATCAAGGACTTCTCCGAAACCGACTTCACAGAAGATCTCAAAAAGATTGAGATTCCTGTTCTCGTCCTTCATGGCGACGATGATCAGATTGTTCCCATTCAGGCTGCAGGGTCGAAGTCTGCGAAGCTTCTGCCCCAAGGAAAGCTCAAAGTTTACCCTGGTGGCTCTCACGCAATTCACAACATTAATGTCGATGAAGTCAACCAAGATCTGCTCCAGTTCCTGCAATCTTAG
- a CDS encoding 3-octaprenyl-4-hydroxybenzoate carboxy-lyase UbiX, with amino-acid sequence MSKWGGATLKYELDAPNNTPQYLESLACATYSPLDVSASISSGSFRTDGMVIVPCSMKTLAGIRMGYDNDLIVRAASVTLKERRRLVLVARETPLSSIHLENMLEVTKASAVVFPPVMAFYTRPKSIQDMVDQSVMRMIDLLDLNLVGGNNDEGVRWAGFDWVAKGKPKAE; translated from the coding sequence ATGTCAAAATGGGGCGGCGCGACACTGAAGTACGAACTGGATGCTCCGAATAACACGCCTCAGTATCTGGAATCACTTGCCTGTGCCACATATTCGCCACTAGATGTGTCGGCCTCCATTTCATCCGGCTCTTTCCGTACGGACGGCATGGTTATAGTACCTTGCAGCATGAAGACCCTCGCAGGGATACGCATGGGTTACGATAACGATTTGATTGTCCGAGCGGCAAGTGTGACGCTCAAGGAGAGGCGTAGACTTGTGCTTGTCGCTAGAGAGACGCCCCTAAGCAGCATACATTTGGAAAACATGCTGGAGGTCACAAAGGCAAGCGCCGTGGTGTTTCCGCCCGTGATGGCGTTCTACACGCGGCCAAAGTCAATTCAAGACATGGTTGACCAAAGTGTTATGAGGATGATTGATCTGTTGGACTTGAATCTGGTTGGTGGGAACAACGATGAGGGCGTCCGCTGGGCAGGGTTTGACTGGGTAGCGAAAGGAAAACCCAAGGCAGAGTAA
- a CDS encoding Ferulic acid decarboxylase 1 has product MSVPPHLDFRAFVDTLREDNDLADISAEVDPRLEVAATIRLAYEQRTKAPLFNNVKGAKDGLFRILGAPAGLSSDPKLPYRRLARHLALPSEAGVKDVIDKMLSAKGEKPLPPVHVSTGPCKDKIIMGEDVDLTKLPAPLLNQADGGSYIQTLGINIVPHPTESWTNWSIARAMVYDKTRMVGLIMKPQHIARIFEDWKKTGQDVPYAIALGAPPIATMAASMPLPAGVSEAEYVGALCGTPLELVKCETNDMYVPANSEIVLEGTISITDTAKEGPFGEMHGYSFLDEGSMQPLYTVKAITHRENPILPVCVPGRANLGPDETQTMIGTLASAEIRQLLQDHGLPVTQVFALFQTQVIWAAVQVDRGRLAELGTNARDFCTKLGDLVFRNKCGMQIHRLLVVGDDINPFDMNDMTWAFATRCRPSMDEFHFEDVPAYPLVPYMSHGPGTKLTGGKVVANCLLPEEYTGKQGWVTCDFESGYPEEVKKRVLSRREEFGL; this is encoded by the coding sequence ATGTCGGTTCCGCCACATCTTGATTTCCGAGCGTTCGTTGACACACTGCGCGAGGACAATGATCTAGCCGACATAAGCGCTGAAGTTGATCCAAGACTCGAGGTTGCGGCCACCATCCGTCTCGCATACGAACAGCGCACAAAGGCACCATTATTCAACAACGTTAAGGGGGCCAAGGATGGGCTATTCCGCATACTTGGCGCACCGGCAGGTCTTTCCAGCGATCCTAAGCTCCCATATCGACGACTTGCACGCCACCTCGCTCTTCCGAGCGAAGCTGGTGTGAAGGATGTAATCGACAAGATGCTCTCAGCCAAGGGCGAaaagcctcttcctccagtaCACGTATCAACCGGGCCCTGCAAGGACAAAATCATTATGGGCGAAGACGTCGACCTTACCAAGTTGCCAGCTCCTCTCCTGAACCAGGCCGACGGAGGTAGTTACATCCAAACCCTGGGAATCAACATTGTACCCCATCCCACGGAGTCGTGGACAAATTGGTCCATCGCACGAGCTATGGTATATGACAAGACTCGCATGGTTGGTCTCATCATGAAGCCACAGCATATTGCTCGAATCTTCGAGGACTGGAAAAAAACTGGCCAAGACGTACCCTATGCTATAGCCCTAGGTGCGCCGCCCATTGCTACTATGGCAGCCAGCATGCCGCTGCCAGCTGGCGTATCAGAGGCTGAGTACGTTGGCGCGCTCTGTGGTACTCCGTTGGAGCTCGTCAAGTGCGAAACCAACGATATGTATGTGCCCGCGAACAGCGAGATCGTGCTTGAGGGTACGATTTCCATTACGGACACTGCCAAGGAAGGCCCTTTCGGCGAGATGCACGGTTACAGCTTCCTGGACGAGGGCTCAATGCAACCCCTATATACCGTCAAGGCTATCACTCACCGTGAGAACCCAATTCTTCCGGTGTGTGTGCCTGGACGCGCGAACCTCGGCCCAGATGAGACACAAACAATGATAGGAACGCTGGCTTCCGCCGAGATTCGTCAGCTGCTACAAGACCACGGCTTACCCGTGACTCAAGTATTTGCTCTGTTTCAGACGCAGGTCATTTGGGCAGCCGTACAAGTTGACCGGGGGAGGCTGGCGGAACTGGGTACTAACGCGAGAGACTTTTGCACCAAGCTGGGCGACTTGGTGTTCCGCAACAAGTGCGGCATGCAAATCCACCGGCTGCTGGTGGTCGGCGATGACATCAACCCCTTTGACATGAATGACATGACTTGGGCATTTGCGACGCGGTGTAGGCCGTCGATGGATGAGTTCCATTTTGAAGATGTCCCGGCCTACCCTCTCGTGCCGTACATGTCGCACGGCCCTGGGACGAAGCTCACAGGTGGAAAGGTCGTGGCCAATTGTCTATTGCCGGAGGAGTATACAGGCAAACAAGGTTGGGTAACATGTGATTTTGAGAGCGGATATCccgaggaggtcaagaagaggGTCCTGAGTAGGCGGGAGGAGTTTGGCTTGTAG